One window from the genome of Halofilum ochraceum encodes:
- a CDS encoding DUF1294 domain-containing protein, whose translation MRQQGKVTSWNDAKGFGFITPSNGGAPVFVHISAFPRGRRPMANDAVTYSVTRDARKRLKAEKVLHQQRGTHDLVRARGLIPALFILAAFFAAILYSVVSGRAPLAVVGFYALMSVVSFVMYALDKAAAKRGGWRTTEASLHLVELIGGWPGALVAQRVFRHKTRKQPFQFIFWSAVVANMVALAWLLLSDGASDLRATFGIG comes from the coding sequence ATGCGGCAACAAGGTAAAGTGACTTCCTGGAATGACGCGAAGGGCTTCGGCTTTATCACGCCGTCGAATGGCGGTGCGCCGGTATTCGTGCACATTAGCGCGTTTCCCCGCGGCCGACGGCCGATGGCAAATGACGCGGTTACCTACAGTGTGACCCGCGATGCCCGGAAAAGGCTGAAAGCCGAGAAGGTTTTGCACCAGCAAAGGGGAACGCATGACCTGGTACGAGCGCGCGGGTTGATTCCGGCACTTTTCATATTGGCGGCTTTCTTTGCCGCAATATTGTACTCGGTGGTTTCCGGGCGTGCGCCTTTAGCGGTCGTTGGCTTTTACGCTCTGATGAGCGTCGTGTCGTTTGTCATGTACGCGCTGGACAAGGCGGCGGCAAAACGTGGTGGCTGGCGCACTACAGAGGCGAGCCTTCATCTTGTAGAGCTAATAGGTGGGTGGCCAGGTGCCCTGGTCGCGCAGCGCGTATTCCGGCACAAAACCAGGAAGCAGCCGTTCCAGTTCATCTTCTGGAGTGCGGTCGTAGCCAATATGGTGGCGCTAGCATGGCTGCTACTTTCGGACGGGGCGAGCGACCTTCGTGCTACCTTTGGGATTGGCTAA